A part of Gossypium hirsutum isolate 1008001.06 chromosome A07, Gossypium_hirsutum_v2.1, whole genome shotgun sequence genomic DNA contains:
- the LOC107955691 gene encoding receptor-like protein kinase FERONIA encodes MHLLSLPLCFSLAMKIPTKTTFSPQNSFPCLFFFFFSQYLVVPVIADFNVTPYYPIENITIDCGSPSTNALSSDGRSWVGDSNGKFSPIEPQNNKNKSLATEAVPPQPSFVDNVPYSTARLSYSQFTYSIPLTSGPKFIRLHFYPTSYLSFDDPSKKAFFSVQVGPFTLLRNFNASLHAVPNVPLIKEFCTNVEGQRLNLTFTPSPDITHSYAFINAIEVVSMPINLYYTPEIDDDGVPFLGQAQGSLYTLGNNTALEMMYRVDVGGREIPPGEDTGIFRGWLKDDAYLTIAKPSALPVNTSINLTFSSIPLYSAPRDVYITARTMGTNKTQNYNYYLTWEFPVDSGFNYFVRLHFCEFQIEITKEGDRVFEILLANLTAETEADVISWSGGNGIPVYRDYMVSIGKNGNQKQQNLSIALHPSPAWRTHYSDAILNGLEIFKLSNGFVLASPDPVPINQKENSPPTSTMHNNNKAVFGIVGGVISGFVVLSLLCFFVYRQKMRVKDTSSSKGVSQWSQFYGKGVPVSTKCGGSSLPSDLCRYFSLSEIKRATNNFDNVFIIGVGGFGNVYKGFIDGGETQVAIKRLNPESQQGAHEFRTEIEMLSQLRHLHLVSLIGYCNDDGEMILVYDYMANGTLRDHLYNTKNPPLSWKQRLEICVGAAQGLQYLHSGAKHTIIHRDVKTTNILLDENWVAKVSDFGLSRVGPTNMSQTHVSTVVKGSFGYLDPEYYRRGQLTEKSDIYSFGVVLCEILCARPPISRSAEKNKVSLATWAQECYRNGTLYNIIDPFLKGKIAPECLKKFTEVAMSCLHDDGIQRPSLDAVVWGLQFALQLQESAEEDPLKPNASGGIEEDMDEFKTYEMEDESGEVFSSIGDHVMNSKSSTTFSLTTSDEQSFCIKDSDKYSSKAVFSEIRNPQGR; translated from the coding sequence ATGCATCTTCTCTCTCTGCCTCTCTGTTTTTCCCTCGCAATGAAGATTCCAACCAAAACAACTTTTTCCCCCCAAAACTCGTTCCCctgtctcttcttcttcttcttcagtcaATACCTTGTGGTTCCTGTTATAGCAGATTTCAATGTTACCCCTTACTACCCCATAGAAAACATCACAATTGACTGCGGTTCTCCTTCCACCAATGCCTTGTCTTCCGATGGCCGTTCTTGGGTTGGAGATAGCAATGGAAAATTTAGCCCCATAGAGCCACAAAACAACAAGAACAAATCATTAGCGACTGAAGCTGTACCTCCACAGCCCTCATTTGTTGATAATGTCCCCTACTCCACAGCTCGTCTCTCTTACTCACAGTTCACCTATTCTATTCCCCTCACTTCTGGCCCAAAGTTCATCCGCTTGCACTTCTATCCAACTTCATATCTAAGCTTTGACGACCCTTCTAAGAAAGCTTTCTTCTCTGTTCAAGTTGGTCCTTTTACCCTTCTCAGGAATTTCAATGCTTCACTCCATGCTGTACCCAACGTTCCACTTATCAAAGAATTTTGTACAAACGTTGAAGGTCAAAGGTTAAACTTAACCTTCACTCCTAGTCCTGATATCACTCATTCTTATGCTTTCATCAATGCCATCGAAGTTGTTTCCATGCCGATCAATCTATATTATACACCAGAGATTGATGATGACGGCGTACCTTTTCTTGGCCAGGCCCAGGGAAGCTTGTACACCCTAGGAAACAACACTGCCCTTGAGATGATGTATCGAGTCGATGTTGGTGGGAGGGAAATTCCGCCAGGAGAAGACACTGGGATATTCCGGGGCTGGTTAAAAGATGACGCCTATTTGACAATAGCCAAACCAAGTGCTCTTCCTGTTAATACTAGTATTAATCTCACCTTCAGCAGTATACCATTGTACTCTGCTCCAAGGGATGTTTATATAACTGCCAGGACCATGGGGACGAACAAGACCCAGAATTATAACTACTATCTGACATGGGAGTTTCCTGTTGATTCTGGGTTCAATTACTTCGTAAGGTTACATTTTTGTGAGTTCCAGATAGAGATAACCAAAGAAGGTGATAGAGTGTTTGAGATCTTATTAGCTAATTTAACTGCAGAAACTGAAGCAGATGTTATATCCTGGAGTGGTGGAAATGGGATTCCAGTATATCGGGATTATATGGTGTCAATAGGAAAGAATGGAAATCAAAAGCAGCAAAATCTCTCTATTGCTTTACATCCTTCGCCAGCTTGGAGAACTCATTATTCTGATGCCATCTTGAATGGGCTTGAAATCTTCAAATTGAGCAACGGTTTTGTTCTTGCCAGTCCAGATCCAGTTCCAataaatcaaaaggaaaattCACCACCAACCTCAACCATGCATAACAACAACAAAGCAGTATTCGGCATTGTGGGAGGCGTAATATCGGGCTTTGTtgttctttctcttctttgtttCTTCGTTTACCGTCAAAAGATGAGAGTCAAAGATACCAGTTCCAGTAAGGGAGTTTCACAGTGGAGTCAGTTTTACGGTAAAGGAGTTCCAGTATCAACCAAGTGTGGTGGCTCATCTCTGCCTTCTGATCTTTGTCGTTACTTTTCACTGTCTGAGATCAAACGAGCAACCAACAACTTCGACAATGTTTTCATTATTGGTGTTGGAGGTTTCGGCAACGTTTACAAAGGATTCATCGATGGTGGGGAGACCCAAGTTGCAATCAAACGGTTGAACCCTGAGTCTCAACAAGGTGCTCACGAATTCAGGACCGAGATCGAGATGCTTTCCCAGCTACGCCACCTCCATTTGGTCTCATTGATTGGCTATTGCAACGATGACGGTGAGATGATTCTGGTCTACGATTACATGGCTAATGGAACACTTCGTGATCATCTTTACAACACCAAAAACCCTCCTCTTTCATGGAAACAAAGGCTAGAGATTTGTGTTGGTGCCGCTCAAGGGTTGCAGTATCTTCATTCAGGTGCAAAACATACCATCATCCATCGGGACGTTAAGACAACAAATATCTTGCTGGATGAGAACTGGGTGGCTAAAGTTTCGGATTTCGGATTGTCTAGAGTCGGCCCCACTAACATGTCCCAAACCCATGTTAGCACGGTTGTGAAAGGCAGCTTCGGGTACTTGGATCCAGAGTATTATCGTCGTGGACAATTGACTGAAAAGTCCGATATATATTCATTCGGTGTGGTCCTTTGTGAAATATTATGTGCTAGGCCACCGATTAGTCGGTCGGCCGAGAAGAATAAGGTAAGCTTAGCAACATGGGCTCAAGAATGCTATCGAAATGGAACACTTTACAATATCATTGATCCATTTTTGAAAGGAAAGATTGCACCTGAGTGTTTGAAAAAATTCACTGAAGTGGCAATGAGTTGCTTGCATGATGATGGAATCCAGAGACCATCGCTGGATGCTGTGGTGTGGGGACTACAGTTCGCACTGCAATTGCAAGAAAGTGCAGAGGAGGATCCCCTTAAACCAAATGCCAGTGGTGGCATTGAAGAAGACATGGATGAGTTTAAAACCTATGAAATGGAAGATGAGAGTGGGGAAGTGTTCAGTAGCATTGGCGATCATGTCATGAACTCCAAGAGCAGCACTACTTTCAGTTTAACAACAAGCGATGAACAAAGTTTTTGTATCAAGGATTCTGATAAGTACTCGTCTAAGGCAGTGTTTTCCGAGATTAGAAACCCACAAGGACGATGA